A genomic region of Erythrobacter sp. SCSIO 43205 contains the following coding sequences:
- a CDS encoding adenylate/guanylate cyclase domain-containing protein gives MDRPVELTPDELEAVPEETGASGNVAVFCGHMFNSGSDAETSLAQRISNHLDELDISVGYGPLACGADIVISEQLLERGAELNVVLPFAEDDFIAESVVSGGHDWEERYYACRNAAKSISFATPSDYVGDDNQFAYNTLYAMGLALLRAGKRDCEAYQIAVVSNEFASFSSTGIAGTKADMKLWQDLGRKSVTIPAGNVPRNLRFPPKPQVGDGTKREIRSILFADYKGFSRLGERELPAFMHTVMGRIGQVLSDFGDHVEFRNTWGDAVYAIVDQPRIAASIALKLQDALADIPRGLVPSGAVAGMRLGVHYGPIWVGTDRITGNRLWYGGEVNRTARIEPVTPVGGVYCTESFAAALLMDNCQECAFTSVGRVLLPKKYGEVELYRLDRADC, from the coding sequence GTGGACAGGCCAGTCGAATTGACACCGGACGAATTGGAAGCCGTCCCCGAGGAAACCGGGGCTAGCGGCAATGTCGCGGTGTTTTGCGGTCATATGTTCAATTCGGGAAGCGATGCCGAAACCTCGCTTGCCCAGCGCATTTCAAACCATCTGGATGAGCTCGACATATCGGTTGGATACGGCCCGCTTGCGTGCGGGGCGGACATTGTCATCTCTGAACAATTGCTGGAGCGCGGTGCAGAGCTCAACGTCGTTTTGCCCTTTGCCGAAGACGATTTTATCGCTGAAAGTGTGGTGAGCGGCGGGCACGATTGGGAAGAGCGGTATTACGCGTGCCGCAACGCGGCAAAATCGATCAGCTTTGCAACGCCGTCGGACTATGTCGGTGACGACAATCAGTTTGCCTACAACACGCTTTACGCCATGGGCCTTGCCTTGCTGCGCGCAGGCAAACGCGATTGCGAGGCGTATCAGATCGCTGTTGTCTCGAACGAATTTGCCAGTTTCTCTTCGACCGGGATCGCAGGCACCAAAGCCGATATGAAGCTGTGGCAGGATTTGGGGCGCAAGAGCGTGACCATCCCTGCGGGCAATGTACCGCGAAACCTGCGCTTTCCGCCAAAGCCGCAGGTGGGCGATGGGACCAAGCGCGAAATCCGCTCAATCCTGTTTGCCGATTACAAGGGCTTCTCAAGATTGGGAGAGCGCGAGTTGCCTGCCTTCATGCACACAGTCATGGGACGCATCGGCCAGGTGCTTAGCGATTTTGGCGACCATGTTGAATTTCGCAACACCTGGGGGGATGCGGTTTACGCGATCGTCGATCAACCGCGCATCGCCGCCTCCATCGCGCTCAAATTGCAGGATGCATTGGCGGATATTCCGCGCGGGCTTGTGCCTTCTGGCGCGGTCGCGGGGATGCGGCTGGGAGTACACTATGGTCCGATCTGGGTCGGGACCGACCGGATTACCGGGAACAGGCTGTGGTACGGAGGCGAGGTTAACCGCACTGCGCGCATCGAACCTGTGACACCCGTGGGCGGTGTCTATTGCACCGAAAGCTTTGCCGCCGCCCTGTTGATGGACAATTGTCAGGAGTGCGCGTTCACTTCGGTTGGCCGGGTGCTCTTGCCTAAAAAATACGGCGAGGTTGAACTGTACCGCCTGGATCGGGCCGACTGTTAG
- a CDS encoding DUF1244 domain-containing protein: MNTNTTPDLDQLDDAVAAAAFRRLVRHLQHRHDAQNIELMGLAGFCRNCLADWIRDAGFEGDKAAARELIHGMPQEEWKATRQTPATPEQLAAMEASIARNKTD, encoded by the coding sequence ATGAATACGAATACCACCCCTGATCTTGACCAGTTGGATGACGCGGTTGCAGCAGCCGCGTTTCGCCGTCTGGTGCGCCATCTTCAACACCGTCATGATGCCCAGAATATCGAGCTGATGGGGCTTGCAGGCTTTTGCCGCAATTGCCTTGCCGATTGGATCCGCGACGCTGGCTTTGAGGGCGATAAAGCCGCCGCGCGCGAGCTTATTCACGGAATGCCGCAAGAGGAGTGGAAAGCGACGCGGCAGACACCTGCAACGCCGGAACAGCTCGCTGCGATGGAAGCAAGCATTGCCAGAAACAAAACGGATTAA
- a CDS encoding DNA-directed RNA polymerase subunit beta', which yields MPQPPTPQSPIPTAASKAVIAKLAEPRALASLNPIAARFVYSLRLIALHQRAKRDPVPELAARLHSVNVAAKSLALSQTVCAVWPEHIHVSRFCCCKLTHDEVTIATAIEAVADRDRAAFDRALEGLLRPDRIERVWDNASDLVMAELSAA from the coding sequence ATGCCGCAACCCCCTACGCCTCAAAGCCCTATCCCCACTGCTGCTTCAAAGGCGGTCATCGCTAAACTTGCAGAGCCTCGCGCGCTCGCATCGCTCAACCCCATCGCGGCGCGCTTTGTCTATTCGCTGCGGTTGATCGCTCTGCACCAAAGGGCAAAGCGTGATCCTGTTCCAGAGCTGGCCGCGCGATTGCACAGCGTCAATGTCGCGGCAAAATCGCTCGCGCTATCGCAAACGGTTTGTGCGGTGTGGCCAGAGCATATTCACGTCTCGCGCTTTTGCTGTTGCAAGCTCACTCACGATGAAGTGACGATAGCCACCGCAATCGAAGCCGTCGCGGACCGGGATCGAGCGGCGTTTGACCGTGCACTTGAAGGTCTGTTGCGCCCTGATCGGATAGAGCGCGTGTGGGATAACGCATCTGATCTGGTTATGGCGGAATTGAGCGCGGCCTAG
- the gltX gene encoding glutamate--tRNA ligase produces MVTTRFAPSPTGRLHVGNIRTALHNWMLAQNSGGEFILRIDDTDAERSREEYVEAIRADLKWLGLNWTREERQSTRLDAYEAAFEKLREAGRIYPAYETQQELELKRKVLLGRGLPPIYDRGALALTEEQRAAKEAEGIQPHWRFKLDHDEAIEWVDGVRGATKFDAKLLSDPVIRRADGSWLYMLPSTVDDVDMGVTQVLRGEDHVSNTAVQIQMFTAMGAEPPAFAHEALLVGKEGKLSKRLGSLGCDAFREKGIEPAAIIALLSRLGTSLPVEPIADRAKLLETFDLGTFGRAPAKFDDAELERVNTAIVHQMPYEAVKDRLPADMDEAGWHAVQPNIATVGDVAEWWRLVTGPIEQPEFTDDDKAYLAQAAQTLGWGDDPWGALTSSLKEATGRKGKQLFLPLRQALTGMDHGPDMGELLPLIGEDRAKARLERAAA; encoded by the coding sequence ATGGTAACAACACGTTTCGCCCCTTCGCCCACCGGCCGCCTGCACGTCGGCAATATCCGTACCGCGCTCCACAACTGGATGCTCGCCCAAAACTCTGGGGGTGAGTTTATCCTGCGCATCGACGACACCGATGCAGAGCGCAGCCGCGAAGAATATGTGGAGGCCATCCGCGCGGACCTCAAATGGCTTGGCCTCAATTGGACCCGCGAAGAACGGCAATCGACACGACTCGACGCTTACGAAGCGGCATTTGAGAAACTGCGCGAAGCCGGGCGAATTTATCCAGCCTATGAAACGCAGCAGGAGCTGGAGCTTAAGCGCAAAGTGCTGCTCGGACGCGGCCTCCCGCCAATCTATGACCGCGGCGCATTGGCGCTCACCGAAGAACAGCGCGCTGCCAAAGAAGCCGAAGGCATTCAGCCTCACTGGCGCTTCAAGCTGGACCATGATGAGGCAATCGAATGGGTCGATGGGGTGCGCGGAGCGACCAAATTTGACGCCAAACTGCTCTCTGACCCGGTGATACGCCGCGCCGATGGTTCGTGGCTCTATATGCTCCCCTCAACGGTTGATGATGTCGATATGGGCGTGACGCAAGTCCTTCGCGGAGAGGACCACGTGTCCAACACCGCCGTTCAAATCCAGATGTTCACCGCCATGGGTGCAGAGCCCCCTGCCTTCGCGCACGAAGCGCTCTTGGTTGGTAAAGAGGGCAAATTGTCCAAGCGCCTGGGCTCGCTCGGCTGCGATGCTTTCCGCGAAAAGGGTATTGAGCCAGCCGCGATTATAGCGCTGCTCTCGCGCCTTGGTACCTCGCTCCCGGTTGAGCCTATTGCGGACCGTGCAAAGCTGCTCGAAACATTCGACCTTGGCACCTTTGGCCGCGCACCTGCCAAATTCGACGATGCGGAATTGGAGCGGGTCAACACCGCGATCGTCCACCAAATGCCCTATGAGGCGGTCAAGGATCGTCTGCCCGCAGACATGGACGAGGCCGGCTGGCACGCGGTCCAGCCCAATATTGCAACCGTCGGCGACGTTGCCGAGTGGTGGCGTCTCGTGACTGGCCCGATTGAGCAACCAGAGTTTACGGATGACGATAAAGCCTATCTCGCGCAGGCTGCTCAAACGCTTGGTTGGGGCGATGACCCATGGGGCGCGCTCACCAGCTCCTTGAAAGAAGCAACGGGCCGCAAAGGCAAACAGCTGTTCCTGCCCCTGCGCCAAGCGCTGACCGGCATGGACCACGGCCCTGATATGGGCGAGCTGTTGCCGCTGATCGGCGAAGATAGGGCAAAAGCGCGGCTGGAGAGGGCAGCGGCCTGA
- a CDS encoding DUF2312 domain-containing protein produces MAEATDDRLRLLIERIERLEEEKKGIADDIRDVYAEAKAVGYDTKIMRQIIKLRKMKPDERSEQDMVLETYKSALGMM; encoded by the coding sequence TTGGCCGAAGCCACTGATGATCGCCTGCGCTTGCTGATTGAGCGTATCGAACGCCTTGAAGAAGAGAAGAAGGGCATCGCTGATGACATCCGCGATGTTTATGCCGAGGCAAAAGCGGTGGGCTATGACACAAAGATCATGCGCCAGATCATCAAGCTTCGCAAAATGAAGCCTGATGAGCGGTCCGAACAGGATATGGTGCTCGAAACTTACAAATCTGCGCTTGGCATGATGTGA
- a CDS encoding type II CAAX prenyl endopeptidase Rce1 family protein codes for MTTTPITASESRIPSAGTGPAANMTEEWRIFAAFLRRPTLDVGTKSEGALTVLARIYALDLCAMAVLIGLASLLIAAGVYIPATALAGMEFTLGIVAMVVIGAPVMEEIAFRSWLSGKPAIIAALLVFLAGALGFGLAHMAVPALGLTLAVIGIAGGGASLFFLRNKPTLGWFARGFPVFFWLSTVAFALVHLANFDEGSLGILLPLVLPQFILGSMLGFVRVRFGLWAAIALHAAHNATAVTIAALAGQLS; via the coding sequence ATGACGACAACCCCTATAACCGCAAGCGAATCGCGCATCCCCTCCGCTGGCACTGGCCCGGCTGCAAACATGACTGAGGAATGGCGCATATTCGCTGCCTTTCTGAGACGCCCGACCCTTGATGTGGGCACCAAAAGCGAGGGTGCATTGACCGTGCTTGCACGCATATATGCGCTCGATCTGTGTGCAATGGCGGTACTGATCGGGCTTGCCAGCCTTTTGATCGCGGCAGGCGTTTACATCCCTGCAACCGCCTTGGCGGGGATGGAGTTCACGCTGGGCATTGTCGCCATGGTCGTGATCGGAGCGCCGGTGATGGAAGAGATCGCCTTCCGCAGCTGGCTATCGGGAAAGCCCGCTATAATTGCCGCTTTATTGGTATTTTTGGCAGGCGCGCTTGGCTTTGGTCTTGCGCATATGGCTGTGCCAGCGCTTGGCCTCACACTTGCGGTCATTGGGATTGCAGGAGGGGGCGCTTCGCTGTTTTTCCTGCGCAACAAACCCACTTTGGGATGGTTCGCGCGCGGCTTTCCAGTGTTCTTCTGGCTTTCCACCGTGGCTTTCGCTCTGGTGCACCTTGCCAATTTCGACGAGGGATCTCTCGGTATTTTGCTGCCTCTCGTCCTGCCCCAGTTTATCCTTGGCTCGATGCTTGGCTTTGTTCGGGTACGCTTTGGCCTTTGGGCAGCGATAGCCCTCCACGCAGCGCACAACGCAACCGCGGTCACTATAGCCGCGCTGGCGGGACAGCTTAGCTAG
- the pyk gene encoding pyruvate kinase — protein MTKKDNSRIDPRGRKVKILATIGPASRSPEMLRKLFRAGADAFRVNMSHGTHADHAEAIKSIRALEKEFARPITILADLQGPKLRVGEFAGGEAVIRHSAHFTLDRDPAPGDETRVCLPHPELFGIMERGQRLLINDGKIRLVVKEADDDRIFCSAEVGGVISDRKGVNVPDAEVPIPALTEKDRKDLAFAVQQGADWIALSFVQRAEDLAEARKLMASHGGANTALCAKIEKPMAVNRLPEIIEMADGIMVARGDLGVELEPFEVPPLQKKIVNATRRAGKPVIVATQMLESMIESPMPTRAEVSDVANAVYDGADAVMLSAESAAGDWPQESVAMMHSIARQVESDDDYKRRVRMLETEPDATTSDALAHSCMTIADTVPISAITVFTSSGSTARRVSRERPDTPILVLTPSTRTARRVGLLWGAHAVVTKDIGSFEEMIAKGKRMALRHGFGSPGSKQIVLAGVPFGTPGSTNLLHVVTLTGDELEKHGG, from the coding sequence ATGACGAAAAAAGATAATTCAAGGATCGACCCACGCGGGCGCAAGGTCAAGATTTTGGCCACAATCGGCCCTGCCAGCCGCTCGCCAGAGATGCTGCGCAAATTGTTCAGAGCCGGCGCGGATGCTTTTCGCGTCAACATGAGCCACGGCACCCACGCCGACCATGCCGAGGCAATCAAATCAATCCGCGCTCTTGAAAAGGAATTCGCGCGCCCAATCACCATCCTCGCCGACCTGCAGGGGCCAAAGCTGAGGGTGGGCGAATTTGCAGGCGGCGAAGCGGTCATACGCCATTCTGCGCACTTCACACTGGATCGCGATCCAGCACCGGGCGATGAAACCCGCGTCTGCCTGCCGCATCCTGAACTCTTCGGGATCATGGAGCGCGGGCAGCGCCTCCTTATCAATGATGGGAAAATCAGGCTGGTCGTTAAAGAGGCAGATGATGACCGCATCTTCTGCTCTGCCGAAGTCGGCGGCGTTATCTCTGATCGCAAGGGCGTGAACGTGCCCGATGCCGAAGTACCGATCCCGGCGCTCACCGAAAAAGATCGCAAGGATTTGGCCTTCGCCGTTCAACAAGGCGCAGATTGGATCGCTTTGTCCTTTGTTCAGCGCGCAGAAGATCTGGCCGAGGCGCGCAAACTTATGGCGAGCCACGGCGGGGCGAACACCGCCCTTTGCGCCAAGATTGAAAAGCCCATGGCGGTCAACCGCCTGCCAGAAATCATCGAAATGGCCGACGGCATCATGGTCGCGCGCGGGGACTTGGGCGTGGAGCTTGAACCGTTTGAAGTGCCGCCGCTTCAAAAGAAAATCGTCAATGCGACAAGGCGCGCAGGCAAACCGGTGATCGTGGCCACGCAAATGCTCGAAAGCATGATCGAAAGCCCCATGCCCACCCGCGCGGAAGTCTCTGACGTTGCCAATGCTGTCTATGACGGCGCGGATGCGGTGATGCTTTCTGCTGAAAGCGCGGCGGGCGATTGGCCGCAGGAATCGGTCGCCATGATGCACTCCATCGCTCGTCAGGTTGAAAGCGATGACGACTATAAACGGCGCGTTCGGATGCTCGAAACCGAGCCCGACGCGACGACATCCGATGCACTTGCTCACTCGTGCATGACCATTGCCGACACCGTCCCGATCAGTGCGATCACCGTGTTCACCTCGTCGGGCTCCACCGCCCGCCGCGTCAGCCGTGAGCGTCCCGACACACCCATCCTTGTCCTCACCCCCAGCACAAGGACCGCGCGCCGCGTGGGCCTGTTGTGGGGCGCACACGCAGTCGTGACCAAGGACATTGGCAGCTTTGAAGAGATGATCGCAAAAGGCAAACGCATGGCCCTGCGCCATGGCTTTGGTTCACCAGGATCGAAACAAATCGTGCTTGCAGGCGTGCCGTTCGGAACGCCGGGATCGACGAATCTATTACACGTGGTGACGCTAACCGGCGATGAGCTGGAAAAGCATGGGGGCTGA